From Coffea arabica cultivar ET-39 chromosome 10e, Coffea Arabica ET-39 HiFi, whole genome shotgun sequence, one genomic window encodes:
- the LOC113710946 gene encoding uncharacterized protein yields MSSGPALDSLGPLDSLHLESGLSLVPRIKLLLTVFRSDKSVSPIDDWKVKRSIIDYLKNSHSITIPEDNDDLQIRKFKDLKKRKREDPVARGSLVIRELGFLWKTLGVKKEEENERNEELEKKYAEWRRGLVEKMDGMELNLEGTKFKLSVALPASDDFEAMRKDWEEMVAFGTRGYSRSSRQQPDTIILRGVPSRWFAEPRVSSKPSMLVTHSIISAFGQIRNLDVAEDNGYGGDADEDGPEIVPGLQCKIVVRFEKYKDFYSALKFLCGRSFQKQGSRLRADYEVTWDKDGFFRNSRTQTEERSRWEPARGTGLGNYRGEAPRRNYHGTRFSPDEARPKRFRE; encoded by the exons ATGAGCAGCGGTCCGGCCTTAGATTCATTAGGTCCATTGGATTCTCTTCATCTCGAAAGCGGGCTCTCTCTAGTCCCCCGAATCAAGCTCCTCTTAACCGTTTTCCGCTCCGACAAATCCGTTTCCCCAATCGACGACTGGAAAGTCAAGCGTTCAATAATCGACTACTTGAAAAATTCCCACTCAATCACTATCCCTGAAGATAATGACGACCTCCAGATTCGAAAATTCAAGGACTTAAAGAAGCGGAAACGCGAGGACCCCGTCGCTCGCGGCAGCTTAGTGATTCGGGAGCTAGGGTTTTTGTGGAAGACTTTAGGGGTCaagaaggaggaggagaatGAGAGAAATGAGGAGTTGGAGAAGAAGTATGCTGAGTGGAGGAGAGGCTTGGTGGAGAAAATGGATGGAATGGAGTTGAATTTGGAAGGGACTAAGTTTAAATTGAGTGTGGCATTGCCGGCGTCTGATGATTTTGAGGCGATGAGGAAGGATTGGGAGGAAATGGTAGCTTTCGGTACTCGAG GATACAGTAGAAGTAGCAGGCAGCAGCCTGACACGATTATTTTAAGAGGTGTACCCTCTCGGTGGTTTGCTGAGCCACGGGTGTCATCTAAGCCCTCCATGCTGGTGACACATTCAATAATCTCTGCTTTTGGACAAATAAG GAATCTTGATGTTGCTGAGGACAATGGTTATGGTGGGGATGCAGATGAGGATGGACCAGAAATAGTTCCAGGTCTGCAGTGTAAGATTGTTGTGAGGTTCGAAAAGTACAAGGACTTTTACAGTGCTTTGAAATTCTTATGTGGACGTTCATTCCAAAAG CAAGGATCACGTTTGAGGGCTGATTATGAGGTTACATGGGATAAGGATGGATTCTTCCGGAACTCAAGAACACAAACAGAAGAAAGAAGCAGATGGGAGCCTGCTAGGGGGACTGGGTTGGGAAATTATAGAGGTGAAGCTCCTCGCCGTAACTATCATGGGACTCGGTTTAGCCCGGATGAAGCACGTCCAAAACGGTTCAGG GAATGA
- the LOC113712614 gene encoding uncharacterized protein, giving the protein MARYRPIAPKPESSAATNNGADSNSSFPEGIRRSPYLMNVWAHLQARPTRTRKRGRTAFAPPFMKRTRTCLQVLSPSYQASPSPAKTLALQGFIRNPCGLPQLPLIPNLVPLKCGLDTPVTTPSNAVSLPLLPCTAPLSLPARVVGGDNQGVIDLNKAADSPEEVDFMPQLGASGASTTKFAVIAPQAIRPVASSISVGRISEDPLAPNAGKQIVKRAEEVEKEVESEVLPAIVSDSKNRVRLTNAAYNEMVGQPECPWLDFTPSGGGGGGACRRIGGEVVLDFVNSGLPKTLNGFTSWVRIEWGKDGKKKVANAFGEATRLACESKDYLFVWRFHLRVGI; this is encoded by the coding sequence ATGGCCAGGTATAGGCCTATTGCTCCAAAGCCTGAATCCTCAGCAGCCACCAATAATGGGGCAGATAGCAATTCTTCCTTCCCTGAGGGCATCAGGAGGTCTCCTTACCTGATGAATGTTTGGGCTCATTTGCAGGCGAGGCCTACAAGGACAAGAAAGAGAGGGAGAACTGCCTTTGCACCACCTTTCATGAAAAGAACGAGGACTTGTCTTCAGGTCCTTTCTCCTTCTTATCAGGCATCACCTTCCCCTGCCAAAACCTTAGCTTTACAAGGTTTTATCCGTAACCCATGTGGGCTTCCCCAGCTTCCCCTGATTCCAAACCTTGTCCCCCTCAAATGCGGGTTGGACACTCCTGTGACCACCCCATCCAACGCTGTCTCGCTCCCGCTTTTGCCATGCACCGCACCACTTTCTCTCCCAGCCAGGGTTGTTGGTGGTGATAATCAAGGGGTGATAGATTTGAACAAGGCGGCTGATTCCCCTGAAGAGGTGGATTTCATGCCCCAGTTGGGTGCTTCTGGTGCCTCCACCACCAAATTTGCTGTTATTGCACCTCAGGCCATCAGGCCTGTCGCCTCCAGCATTAGTGTGGGACGCATCTCTGAAGATCCTTTGGCTCCAAATGCAGGTAAACAAATTGTTAAGAGGGCGGAAGAAGTGGAGAAAGAAGTGGAATCTGAGGTTTTGCCTGCGATCGTTTCGGACTCGAAGAATAGAGTCCGGCTGACAAATGCGGCCTATAATGAAATGGTGGGGCAACCGGAGTGTCCTTGGCTTGATTTCACGCCATCTGGCGGTGGCGGAGGAGGTGCATGCAGGAGGATTGGTGGGGAGGTGGTGCTTGATTTTGTGAATTCTGGCTTACCAAAGACGTTAAATGGTTTCACTTCTTGGGTGAGGATTGAGTGGGGGAAAGATGGCAAGAAAAAAGTGGCGAATGCTTTCGGTGAAGCTACAAGGTTGGCTTGTGAGTCTAAGGACTACCTGTTCGTGTGGAGGTTTCACCTACGAGTGGGCATCTGA
- the LOC113712828 gene encoding uncharacterized protein, with protein sequence MIENSQMEVVGAATRSIASTTEEEEEIRRKKYPSLPSNYVSLTQLQERWLQQQQQQKQEQEKKEHQQGKTTTTSSSQNQQRPEKPKKEEFDGQRSKNGERRIEGKREIYVPRRRVLGDGNRPGGIGAEDRESKRGAFLRVERADSRVMENRIKGKQKTYYNRGKSKMRMMAGALTGREHENMRNSGGENGRWKDEGSNWGELQRNDTTGDDRRVEENLGVRPLEAVDEENRGKQVNVVSIGGEKCVDHEGFGGGVWRRNGDDYWGVGGSVSGCMVEMPPENDEHKEEVPVHLLNADDQAPGIPQAANVSMVEVLPENVVQEGVLVGNGSKHGLGRFRGHYRGNFHHNRKEGVSEEGSKVQLGQGKDKEVEEKALSGKSEWNGDQIQRGRTRRGIQEGCAYKERVSNNLRPNIRRDFKALSLNDNREGNLTATKWLRGGRSGRCRESRDGGLVWMPKGGTYGKLCSSNGTTQVHR encoded by the exons ATGATTGAGAATTCCCAGATGGAGGTAGTCGGTGCCGCCACCAGGTCCATTGCCTCCACcactgaagaagaagaggagatcAGGAGGAAAAAGTACCCATCATTGCCTTCTAACTACGTCTCCCTGACCCAGCTCCAAGAGCGATGGcttcagcagcagcagcagcaaaagcaagaacaggaaaagaaagagcATCAACAAgggaaaacaacaacaacatcaTCATCCCAGAATCAACAACGACCGGAAAAGCCGAAGAAGGAAGAGTTTGATGGACAGAGGAGCAAAAATGGAGAGCGAAGAATTGAGGGTAAAAGGGAGATTTATGTGCCTCGGAGGCGGGTATTAGGGGATGGAAATCGTCCGGGAGGAATTGGGGCCGAGGATAGGGAGTCGAAACGGGGAGCTTTTTTGAGGGTTGAAAGAGCTGATAGCAGAGTAATGGAGAACAGAATTAAGGGGAAGCAAAAGACGTACTACAACCGGGGTAAGTCCAAGATGAGGATGATGGCTGGGGCCCTAACTGGAAGAGAACACGAAAATATGAGAAATTCCGGCGGAGAAAATGGTCGATGGAAAGATGAGGGGTCTAATTGGGGAGAATtgcagagaaatgataccaccGGGGATGATAGAAGGGTTGAGGAAAACTTGGGTGTGCGCCCCCTAGAGGCAGTGGATGAGGAAAACAGGGGAAAACAAGTGAATGTCGTCAGTATAGGTGGCGAGAAATGCGTTGATCACGAGGGGTTTGGGGGAGGAGTTTGGAGGAGAAATGGTGATGACTATTGGGGAGTGGGAGGAAGTGTAAGTGGGTGTATGGTGGAAATGCCGCCGGAAAATGATGAGCATAAGGAGGAAGTTCCTGTACATTTGTTAAATGCTGATGATCAAGCTCCAGGAATCCCCCAAGCAGCAAATGTGAGTATGGTGGAGGTGCTGCCAGAAAATGTGGTACAGGAGGGTGTTTTAGTTGGTAATGGGAGCAAACACGGTCTAGGGAGGTTTAGAGGTCATTATCGGGGAAATTTCCATCATAATAGGAAAGAAGGAGTTTCTGAGGAGGGTAGTAAGGTACAATTGGGACAGGGAAAAGATAAGGAGGTAGAGGAGAAAGCTTTGAGTGGTAAAAGCGAATGGAATGGTGACCAGATTCAGAGGGGGAGGACTAGAAGAGGGATTCAAGAAGGATGTGCATATAAGGAGAGGGTTTCAAATAATTTGAGGCCAAATATTAGAAGAGACTTTAAGGCTTTGTCACTAAATGACAACAGAGAGGGAAACTTGACAGCAACCAAATGGCTACGCGGTGGGCGGTCGGGGAGATGTAGAGAGTCAAGAGATGGTGGTCTTGTGtggatgccaaaagggggaacCTATGGAAAGCTATGCAGCTCAAATGGGACAACTCAG GTTCATCGATGA
- the LOC113712616 gene encoding probable beta-D-xylosidase 5: MLYVNDTGMPVTQVYKYACHPQRFKDLGLNIEHFTYCDKSLSYEVRAKDIIDRLSLEEKVKQLGNRASGVPRIGLPAYDWWSEALHGVSDVGTNTTFFNDNIPGATSFPTPITLAASFNKSLWKAVGQAASTEARAMNNFGQAGKSFWSPNINVVRDPRWGRALETPGEDPFVVGTYASNYVRGLQDVEGTENTTDLNSRPLKVASCCKHYAAYDVDNWYGVVRETFDAEVREQDMIETFVRPFEMCVKDGDVSSVMCSYNRINGIPACADHRLLHDTIRGEWDLHGYIVSDCDSIDVMVNRHHFLNDAPEDAMAQVLKAGLDLDCGEYYTKYGANAVNQGKVREADIDKVLKNLYIVLFRLGHFDGSPQFEKLGKDDICSQSHIDLAIEAASEGVVLLKNDNNTLPLDAQKVKKVAVVGPHANATKVMIGNYAGIPCKYTSPLDAFRQAYGNDNVYYAPGCLDVACRDYSLVFPAVQASKKADAVIIVAGIDTSVEAESLDRENLLLPGYQYELIDQISRQSTTPIILVILSAGGVDISIAKNDSRVSAILWAGYPGEKGGQGIADVILGKYNAAGRLPLTWFENDYVNQIPMTSMPLRPVKELNYPGRTYKFYSGSTVYPFGHGLSYTTFKHSVVTTTRSLSIKLNKLQFCRDLNYTDGAKVPACPGVLIDDINSDNLNIEFEVKVANVGERDSSESLLIYWVPPQAIVDAPIKQLVAFDKVFVPAGESVKAKFNLNAGKNLGLIDYKGYNILGSGEHTIVIGENDASFPLHIEIEEYAFNQED, translated from the exons ATGTTATATGTCAATGATACGGGGATGCCAGTAACCCAGGTATACAAGTATGCTTGTCATCCACAAAGGTTTAAAGACCTTGGCTTGAATATCGAGCATTTCACCTACTGTGATAAATCACTTTCTTATGAAGTAAGGGCGAAAGACATCATAGATAGGTTGTCTTTGGAGGAGAAAGTGAAGCAGCTTGGTAATAGAGCTTCTGGAGTCCCCAGAATCGGGCTACCGGCCTACGATTGGTGGTCCGAGGCATTGCATGGTGTCTCCGACGTTGGCACCAATACGACCTTCTTCAATGATAATATCCCTGGTGCAACGAGTTTCCCCACCCCGATTACCTTGGCTGCATCTTTCAACAAGTCACTTTGGAAAGCTGTTGGCCAG GCTGCCTCTACGGAAGCAAGAGCCATGAACAATTTTGGTCAGGCAGGGAAATCATTCTGGAGTCCAAATATCAATGTTGTGAGGGATCCTCGTTGGGGAAGAGCTTTGGAGACACCTGGGGAAGATCCTTTTGTGGTTGGGACATATGCCTCCAACTACGTGAGAGGATTGCAAGATGTTGAGGGCACTGAAAACACTACAGATTTGAATTCTAGACCCCTCAAAGTTGCGTCGTGCTGTAAACACTACGCAGCATATGATGTTGACAATTGGTATGGAGTTGTACGTGAAACATTTGATGCAGAG GTGAGAGAGCAGGATATGATTGAAACGTTTGTGAGGCCATTTGAAATGTGTGTTAAAGACGGCGATGTTTCTAGTGTTATGTGCTCTTACAATCGAATCAATGGCATTCCTGCTTGTGCAGATCACAGACTTCTACATGACACCATTAGAGGAGAGTGGGATCTTCATGG GTATATTGTTTCCGATTGTGATTCTATTGATGTAATGGTCAACAGGCACCATTTTCTCAATGATGCGCCAGAGGACGCCATGGCTCAAGTTCTAAAAGCTG gtttggatttggattgtgGAGAATATTATACCAAGTATGGTGCCAATGCAGTAAACCAAGGAAAAGTTAGGGAAGCAGACATAGACAAAGTCTTGAAAAACCTCTACATCGTCCTTTTCAGGCTTGGACACTTTGATGGCAGTCCACAGTTTGAAAAGCTGGGCAAGGATGACATTTGCTCTCAAAGCCACATTGATTTAGCCATTGAAGCTGCCAGCGAAGGAGTGGTTCTACTCAAGAATGATAACAATACTTTGCCATTGGATGCTCAGAAAGTTAAAAAGGTTGCCGTGGTTGGGCCACACGCCAACGCCACTAAAGTTATGATTGGCAATTATGCTG GTATACCATGCAAATATACCAGCCCACTGGATGCATTCAGACAAGCTTATGGGAATGATAATGTGTACTATGCACCAGGCTGTCTAGATGTTGCTTGTAGAGATTATAGTTTGGTTTTCCCAGCAGTCCAAGCATCTAAAAAGGCGGATGCTGTCATCATTGTTGCAGGAATAGATACCTCAGTTGAGGCTGAGAGCCTTGATAGGGAAAATCTTCTGCTACCTGGTTATCAATATGAATTAATAGATCAAATTTCAAGGCAATCCACCACTCCTATTATTCTGGTAATCCTATCTGCCGGTGGTGTTGACATTTCTATCGCCAAAAATGATTCAAGAGTTAGTGCCATCCTTTGGGCTGGATATCCTGGAGAAAAAGGTGGCCAGGGCATTGCAGATGTTATACTTGGGAAATACAATGCTG CTGGAAGATTGCCTCTTACATGGTTTGAGAACGATTATGTCAACCAGATACCAATGACATCAATGCCATTGAGGCCAGTAAAGGAATTGAATTATCCGGGTAGAACCTACAAGTTTTACAGTGGCTCAACTGTGTATCCATTCGGGCATGGGCTGAGTTATACCACATTTAAGCATTCCGTGGTAACAACAACGAGATCATTGTCCATCAAGCTGAACAAGCTTCAATTTTGCCGTGACCTCAATTACACTGATGGTGCTAAAGTGCCCGCATGCCCCGGAGTTTTGATTGATGATATTAACTCTGACAATCTAAATATTGAGTTTGAGGTTAAGGTAGCAAATGTTGGGGAAAGGGATAGTAGTGAGTCCCTCTTGATTTATTGGGTTCCTCCGCAAGCCATTGTTGATGCTCCCATCAAACAGTTGGTTGCATTCGACAAAGTTTTTGTACCTGCCGGAGAAAGCGTAAAGGCTAAATTCAACTTGAACGCCGGCAAGAATTTGGGACTGATAGATTACAAAGGTTATAATATTTTGGGTTCTGGAGAGCATACCATTGTGATTGGAGAGAACGATGCTTCATTTCCTCTTCACATCGAGATCGAAGAATATGCGTTCAACCAGGAGGATTAg
- the LOC113712617 gene encoding beta-xylosidase/alpha-L-arabinofuranosidase 2-like, translated as MDDSQSSHVTQTYTYVCHPSRFNGLGLNMEYFGYCNKSLPFEVRAKDLVDRLSLTEKVGQLGDQANGVPRIGLPKYYWWSEALHGVSDFGDTATFFNATIPGATSFPTPISMVSSFNVTLWKTIGQVVSTEARAMNNLGQAGLTYWSPNMNVVRDPRWGRALETPGEDPFVVGTYASTYVRGLQDVEGTENTTDLNSRPLKVAACCKHYAAYDVDNWFGLKREGIDVSVREQDMLETFVKPFEMCINDGDVSSVMCSYNRINGIPACADRRLLLDTIRKEWNLHGYIVSDCDSIEVMYKNHKWLNDTPEAAVAQALKAGLDLDCGAYYTKYGGNAVVQGKVREADVDKALKNLYVVLMRVGFFDGSPQFESLGKADICSEGHRNLAIEAARQGMVLLKNDDAVLPLNGQDIKSIALVGPHANVTTTMIGNYHGIPCGYTSPLDAFKQSIGNVLYAIDCADVACDNGSSFSPAIQAARDADATVIVAGLDLTVEAEQLDREDLLLPGNQTQFINQVASASKGPVVLVIISAGGVDISFAKANPNIKAILWTGYPGEQGGHGIADVILGKYNPGGRLPLTWYEKDYVDLIPMTSLQLRPLDSLYYPGRTYKFFNGSTVYPFGYGLSYTTFGLSLTAPNIAFDIPLNKFQKCRDLNYTEGASKPSCPGVLIDDLGHQCDSLTVGFDVEVANVGEKDGSEVVFVYWSPPRSIVDAPIKQIIAFSKVFVAAGESTSTHFAFNVCKSLELVDYKGYKLLASGVHKIIVGSNDGSFQVPINFQT; from the exons ATGGATGATTCTCAGTCTTCCCATGTAACCCAGACCTACACCTACGTTTGCCATCCATCAAGATTTAACGGCCTTGGCTTAAATATGGAATATTTTGGCTACTGCAATAAATCACTTCCATTTGAGGTTAGAGCCAAAGATTTGGTAGATAGATTGAGTTTGACTGAGAAGGTGGGGCAACTTGGAGACCAGGCCAATGGGGTGCCAAGGATTGGTCTACCAAAATACTATTGGTGGTCCGAGGCATTACATGGTGTATCAGACTTCGGTGATACGGCAACCTTTTTCAATGCTACCATCCCCGGTGCAACAAGTTTTCCCACACCTATTTCCATGGTTTCGTCCTTCAACGTCACTCTTTGGAAAACAATTGGCCAG GTTGTTTCTACCGAAGCAAGAGCAATGAATAACTTAGGTCAAGCTGGACTAACATATTGGAGTCCAAATATGAATGTTGTGAGAGATCCTCGATGGGGAAGAGCCCTGGAGACACCCGGAGAAGATCCATTTGTAGTCGGAACATACGCTTCTACATACGTGAGAGGGTTGCAAGATGTTGAGGGGACTGAAAACACCACAGATTTGAACTCTAGACCCCTCAAGGTTGCAGCATGTTGTAAACATTATGCAGCATATGATGTTGATAACTGGTTTGGACTTAAGCGCGAAGGCATTGATGTATCA GTGAGGGAGCAAGACATGCTGGAAACATTTGTGAAGCCATTTGAGATGTGCATCAATGACGGTGATGTTTCTAGTGTTATGTGCTCTTATAATCGCATCAACGGCATCCCTGCATGTGCAGATCGGAGACTTCTCCTTGACACCATAAGAAAGGAGTGGAATCTTCACGG gtaCATCGTTTCTGATTGTGATTCTATTGAGGTGATGTACAAGAATCACAAATGGCTCAATGATACTCCTGAGGCGGCTGTTGCTCAGGCTTTGAAAGCAG GTTTGGATTTGGACTGTGGAGCGTACTATACAAAATATGGAGGCAATGCAGTAGTGCAAGGGAAAGTTAGGGAAGCAGATGTTGATAAAGCTCTGAAGAACCTCTACGTTGTCCTTATGAGAGTTGGCTTCTTTGATGGTAGTCCACAATTTGAAAGTCTTGGCAAGGCTGACATTTGTTCCGAAGGCCACCGCAATTTAGCCATTGAGGCTGCTAGGCAAGGAATGGTTCTACTTAAAAATGACGATGCAGTTCTGCCATTGAATGGACAAGACATTAAAAGCATTGCATTGGTTGGGCCACATGCTAATGTTACTACAACTATGATCGGCAATTATCATG GTATTCCATGTGGATATACCAGTCCACTGGATGCGTTTAAACAAAGTATTGGGAATGTGTTGTATGCAATCGACTGCGCCGATGTTGCTTGCGACAATGGCAGTTCATTTTCTCCAGCAATACAAGCGGCTAGAGACGCGGATGCTACTGTCATCGTTGCAGGACTGGATTTAACAGTTGAGGCAGAGCAACTGGATAGGGAAGATCTTCTCCTACCTGGTAATCAAACTCAATTTATAAATCAAGTTGCGTCGGCATCCAAAGGTCCGGTCGTCCTCGTGATCATATCAGCGGGTGGTGTTGATATTTCCTTTGCCAAAGCGAATCCAAACATCAAAGCAATTCTTTGGACTGGTTATCCCGGAGAGCAAGGTGGCCATGGCATTGCAGATGTCATCCTTGGAAAATATAACCCCG GTGGAAGGCTGCCCCTAACATGGTATGAGAAGGATTATGTGGATTTGATACCGATGACATCATTACAATTGAGGCCCCTGGACAGTTTATACTATCCTGGCAGAACTTACAAGTTTTTCAATGGCTCTACTGTGTATCCATTTGGATATGGATTAAGTTATACAACGTTTGGGCTCAGCTTGACAGCTCCAAACATAGCATTCGATATCCCCCTGAATAAGTTTCAGAAATGTCGTGATCTCAATTACACGGAGGGTGCTTCCAAGCCCTCGTGCCCTGGAGTTTTGATTGACGATCTTGGTCACCAGTGCGACAGTTTGACTGTTGGTTTCGATGTCGAGGTAGCAAATGTTGGGGAAAAGGACGGCAGTGAGGTTGTATTCGTTTACTGGTCTCCGCCAAGAAGCATTGTTGATGCTCCTATCAAACAAATCATCGCATTTAGCAAAGTTTTTGTTGCAGCTGGGGAGAGCACAAGCACTCACTTCGCTTTCAATGTTTGCAAGAGCTTGGAGCTGGTCGACTACAAAGGTTATAAGCTTTTGGCATCTGGAGTACACAAAATCATTGTGGGTAGTAACGATGGATCATTCCAAGTCCCTATCAACTTCCAAACATGA